In one Chiroxiphia lanceolata isolate bChiLan1 chromosome 32, bChiLan1.pri, whole genome shotgun sequence genomic region, the following are encoded:
- the LOC116779897 gene encoding trypsin-like, with protein sequence MGILLFLLLLGATPARGSRRIVGGSECPRGSHPALVALFQFDQFVCGGVLLTPQWVLSAAHCATSPLQVQAGGHSLSQPSGHEQFAAVAELVPHPEFQGGGDPGFQRDGDPGFQNRSHDLLLLRVEPPFTWTPLVQPLPLPEDPPDPGENCTAMGWGSTGGELDSYPDVPQCVTVAVLGDTECQVSYGPQVTEDMLCAGVPEGGKDSCQGDSGGPLVCQGLLQGIVSWGEHPCGQPGRPGVYASVQWHLQWILGVIGGAETP encoded by the exons atGGGgatcctccttttcctcctcctcctcggcgCGACCCCCG CGCGGGGGTCCCGTCGCATCGTGGGGGGCTCGGAGTGTCCCCGGGGGTCGCACCCGGCCCTGGTGGCGCTTTTCCAGTTCGACCAGTTCGTGTGCGGGGGGGTCCTGCTGACCCCCCAGTGGGTGCTGAGCGCGGCCCACTGCGCCACCAg ccccctgcaGGTGCAGGCGGGGGGGCACAGCCTCTCGCAGCCCTCGGGGCACGAACAGTTCGCGGCGGTGGCGGAGCTGGTGCCGCACCCGGAATTCCAGGGGGGAGGAGATCCCGGATTCCAGAGGGACGGAGATCCCGGATTCCAGAACCGATCCCACGACCTGCTGCTCCTGCGGGTGGAGCCCCCCTTCACCTGGACCCCCCTGGTGCAgcccctccccctccccgagGACCCTCCAGACCCCGGAGAGAACTGCACGGCCATGGGCTGGGGGAGCACGGGGGGGGAGCTGG ACTCGTACCCGGACGTCCCTCAGTGTGTCACTGTGGCCGTGCTGGGTGACACCGAGTGCCAGGTGTCCTACGGGCCGCAGGTGACCGAGGACATGCTCTGTGCCGGCGTCCCCGAGGGCGGCAAGGACTCCTGCCAG GGTGACTCCGGGGGTCCCCTCGTGTGCCAGGGGCTCCTCCAGGGCATCGTGTCCTGGGGGGAACACCCCTGTGGGCAGCCGGGGCGCCCGGGGGTCTACGCCAGCGTCCAGTGGCACCTCCAGTGGATCCTGGGGGTCATCGGGGGGGCAGAgaccccctga